The following coding sequences lie in one Cupriavidus sp. WKF15 genomic window:
- the cobA gene encoding uroporphyrinogen-III C-methyltransferase has protein sequence MMSKTGKATGKVYLIGAGPGAADLITVRGARLLGEAQVVLHDALVSPEMLAWCPQAKLVEVGKRCGKRSTAQLFINRQIVDMATKFERVVRLKGGDPMLFGRADEELQALESAGIAYEVVPGITAALAAASAIAKPLTKRGVSRSVAFATQAKAADGTEVPAAAADIEADVRADTLVYYMGRDQAAAIAAQLIAHGKAPSTPAWVVEAVSTPRQRSHAFTLQQMAAGEAAGWIDPAQPSLLMIGAALAARATEPVLDVTEPVAVKAA, from the coding sequence ATGATGAGCAAGACAGGCAAAGCGACCGGCAAGGTCTACCTGATCGGGGCGGGTCCCGGGGCGGCGGACCTCATTACGGTGCGTGGTGCACGGTTGTTGGGCGAAGCCCAGGTCGTGCTGCATGACGCACTGGTATCGCCGGAGATGCTGGCCTGGTGTCCGCAGGCGAAGCTGGTGGAAGTGGGCAAGCGTTGTGGCAAGCGTTCGACGGCGCAATTGTTCATCAACCGCCAGATCGTCGACATGGCTACCAAGTTCGAACGCGTGGTGCGCCTGAAGGGCGGCGACCCCATGCTGTTCGGCCGCGCCGACGAGGAGCTTCAGGCGCTGGAATCCGCGGGCATCGCGTACGAGGTGGTGCCCGGCATTACCGCCGCGCTCGCGGCCGCATCGGCCATCGCCAAGCCGCTCACCAAGCGCGGCGTGTCGCGCAGCGTTGCCTTTGCCACGCAGGCCAAGGCGGCGGACGGCACCGAAGTGCCGGCCGCGGCGGCCGACATCGAGGCCGATGTGCGCGCCGATACGCTGGTCTACTACATGGGACGCGACCAGGCTGCGGCCATCGCGGCGCAACTGATCGCGCACGGCAAGGCTCCTTCGACACCGGCCTGGGTAGTGGAGGCCGTGAGCACGCCGCGCCAGCGCAGCCATGCCTTCACGCTGCAGCAGATGGCGGCCGGCGAGGCAGCCGGCTGGATCGACCCGGCACAGCCGAGCTTGCTGATGATCGGCGCGGCGCTGGCGGCCCGGGCGACGGAGCCAGTGCTCGATGTGACGGAGCCTGTTGCCGTAAAAGCGGCCTGA
- a CDS encoding GTP-binding protein has product MTHQSTHQGLLRFITAGSVDDGKSTLIGRLLFDSKAVLSDQLTALANAKNKRTAGEEIDFSLLTDGLEAEREQGITIDVAYRYFSTARRKFIIADTPGHEQYTRNMVTGASTAHAAIVLVDATRVTVKDGRAELLAQTKRHSAILKLLELQHVIVAVNKMDLVDYSEERFNEIRAAYAELAEQLGLKDVRYVPVSALRGDNIVHASDAMPWYQGESLLPLLEELPVEEAAPEGDAALRFPVQLVIRQDGSQSDDFRGYAGRVEAGTVRVGQKLRVLPANREAVVAEVLTPNGAADSASAGDTVTVRLAEDVDVSRGDMFVAADATAASAKKLQADLCWFDDESLNPSRKYVLKHTTASVFARISAVDRVLDVHTLSHETGRHEIRLNDIGSVQLSLQKPIVCDTYGDNPATGAFVLIDEATNHTVAAGMIRAYS; this is encoded by the coding sequence ATGACTCACCAATCTACCCACCAGGGCCTGCTGCGCTTCATTACCGCCGGCTCCGTCGACGACGGCAAGAGCACGCTGATCGGCCGCCTGCTGTTCGACAGCAAGGCCGTGCTGTCCGACCAGCTCACTGCGCTCGCCAACGCCAAGAACAAGCGCACCGCGGGCGAAGAAATCGATTTCTCGCTGCTGACTGACGGCCTCGAAGCCGAGCGCGAGCAGGGCATCACCATCGACGTGGCGTACCGCTATTTCTCCACGGCGCGCCGCAAGTTCATCATCGCCGATACGCCGGGCCACGAGCAGTACACGCGCAACATGGTCACGGGCGCCTCGACCGCGCACGCGGCCATCGTGCTGGTGGACGCCACCCGCGTGACGGTCAAGGACGGCCGCGCCGAGCTGCTCGCGCAGACCAAGCGCCATTCGGCCATCCTGAAGCTGCTGGAGCTGCAGCACGTGATCGTGGCCGTCAACAAGATGGACCTGGTCGACTACAGCGAAGAACGCTTCAACGAAATCCGCGCGGCCTATGCCGAACTGGCTGAACAGCTCGGCCTGAAGGACGTGCGCTACGTGCCGGTGTCGGCGCTGCGCGGCGACAATATCGTGCATGCCAGCGACGCCATGCCGTGGTATCAGGGCGAGTCCCTGCTGCCGCTGCTCGAAGAGCTGCCAGTGGAAGAAGCCGCGCCCGAAGGCGACGCCGCGCTGCGCTTCCCGGTGCAACTGGTGATCCGCCAGGACGGCTCGCAGTCGGACGATTTTCGCGGCTATGCCGGCCGTGTCGAGGCAGGCACCGTGCGCGTCGGCCAGAAGCTGCGCGTGCTGCCGGCCAACCGCGAAGCCGTGGTGGCCGAGGTGCTGACGCCGAACGGCGCCGCCGACTCCGCCAGCGCGGGCGATACCGTAACGGTGCGCCTGGCCGAGGACGTCGATGTATCACGCGGTGACATGTTCGTTGCCGCCGACGCGACGGCCGCCTCGGCCAAGAAGCTGCAGGCCGACCTGTGCTGGTTCGACGACGAATCGCTGAACCCGTCGCGCAAGTACGTGCTCAAGCACACCACGGCCAGCGTGTTCGCACGCATATCGGCGGTGGATCGCGTGCTCGACGTGCACACGCTGTCGCACGAGACGGGCCGTCACGAGATCCGCCTGAACGATATCGGCTCGGTGCAACTCTCGCTGCAGAAGCCGATTGTTTGCGACACCTACGGTGACAACCCGGCGACCGGCGCATTCGTGCTGATCGACGAGGCGACCAATCATACGGTGGCCGCGGGCATGATCCGTGCGTACTCCTGA
- the cysD gene encoding sulfate adenylyltransferase subunit CysD, whose protein sequence is MGIMNDIASAASNVAHLLQVQNDHLDRLEAESIYIIREVVAECRNPALLFSGGKDSIVMLHLALKAFRLGDRKIDLPFPLVHIDTGHNYPEVITFRDQRVAELGARLVVGHVEDSIKRGTVRLRKDTDSRNAAQAVTLLETIAEHQFDALMGGARRDEEKARAKERIFSFRDEFGQWDPKAQRPELWSLYNARMAQGEQMRVFPISNWTELDVWQYIAREKLALPPIYYAHQREVVRKNGLLVPVTPITPKQDGDVSEVLSVRFRTVGDISCTCPVASTADSPESIIAETAVTEITERGATRMDDQTSEASMERRKKEGYF, encoded by the coding sequence ATGGGCATCATGAACGACATCGCAAGCGCCGCCAGCAACGTGGCGCACCTGCTGCAGGTACAGAACGACCACCTCGACCGCCTGGAGGCCGAGTCGATCTACATCATCCGCGAGGTCGTGGCAGAGTGCCGCAACCCGGCGCTGCTGTTCTCGGGCGGCAAGGATTCGATCGTCATGCTGCACCTGGCGCTGAAGGCCTTCCGCCTCGGTGACCGCAAGATCGACCTGCCGTTCCCGCTGGTGCACATCGACACCGGCCACAACTACCCGGAAGTGATCACGTTCCGCGACCAGCGCGTGGCCGAGCTCGGCGCGCGCCTGGTGGTGGGGCACGTGGAAGATTCCATCAAGCGCGGCACCGTGCGCCTGCGCAAGGACACTGACTCGCGCAACGCCGCGCAGGCTGTGACGCTGCTGGAAACCATCGCCGAGCACCAGTTCGACGCGCTGATGGGCGGTGCCCGCCGCGACGAAGAGAAGGCCCGCGCCAAGGAGCGCATCTTCTCGTTCCGCGACGAGTTCGGCCAGTGGGACCCCAAGGCCCAGCGCCCCGAGCTGTGGAGCCTCTACAACGCCCGCATGGCGCAGGGCGAGCAGATGCGCGTGTTCCCGATCTCGAACTGGACCGAGCTGGACGTGTGGCAGTACATCGCCCGCGAAAAGCTGGCGCTGCCGCCGATCTATTACGCGCACCAGCGCGAAGTGGTGCGCAAGAACGGCCTGCTGGTGCCGGTGACGCCGATCACGCCGAAGCAGGACGGCGACGTCAGCGAGGTGCTGTCGGTCCGCTTCCGCACCGTGGGCGACATCAGCTGCACCTGCCCGGTGGCCAGCACGGCGGATTCGCCGGAATCGATCATCGCCGAGACGGCCGTGACCGAGATCACCGAGCGCGGCGCCACGCGCATGGACGACCAGACCAGCGAGGCGTCGATGGAACGCCGCAAGAAGGAAGGCTATTTCTAA
- a CDS encoding phosphoadenylyl-sulfate reductase, whose amino-acid sequence MSSALSDIAVVDAGAPASALRPALWTMPEYTGSLAALEEKERELATRLAGIAGRFFRARFATSLAAEDMVLTDAILRGTEAVRAGIRVFTLNTGRLHAETLAVLDQVKAHYGYTVEQFTPDTEAVENYLKKHGLNAFYDSVDLRKECCGIRKVEPLNRALSHADAWMTGQRREQAVTRAELPFEELDEARGIPKFNPLADWTEAEVWAYLKRHNVPVNALHAKGYPSIGCEPCTRAVRAGEDVRAGRWWWESKDSKECGLHEQNIKH is encoded by the coding sequence ATGAGCAGTGCATTGAGCGACATCGCGGTGGTGGATGCCGGCGCGCCGGCGTCGGCGCTGCGTCCCGCGCTGTGGACCATGCCCGAGTACACGGGCAGCCTGGCGGCGCTGGAAGAGAAGGAGCGCGAGCTGGCGACCCGCCTGGCGGGCATTGCCGGGCGCTTCTTCCGCGCGCGCTTCGCCACCAGCCTCGCCGCCGAGGACATGGTGCTGACCGATGCGATCCTGCGCGGCACGGAGGCCGTACGCGCCGGCATCCGCGTGTTCACGCTGAACACCGGGCGCCTGCACGCCGAGACCCTGGCTGTCCTCGATCAGGTCAAGGCGCACTACGGCTACACCGTCGAGCAGTTCACGCCGGACACCGAGGCCGTCGAGAACTACCTGAAGAAGCACGGATTGAACGCGTTCTATGACAGCGTCGACCTGCGCAAGGAATGCTGCGGCATCCGCAAGGTGGAGCCGCTCAACCGCGCGCTGTCGCACGCCGATGCCTGGATGACCGGCCAGCGCCGCGAACAGGCCGTCACGCGCGCCGAGCTGCCGTTCGAGGAACTGGACGAAGCCCGCGGCATCCCGAAGTTCAATCCGCTCGCGGACTGGACCGAGGCCGAGGTATGGGCTTACCTGAAGCGCCACAACGTGCCGGTCAACGCGCTGCATGCCAAGGGCTACCCCAGCATTGGCTGCGAACCCTGTACCCGCGCGGTGCGCGCCGGTGAGGACGTGCGTGCCGGGCGCTGGTGGTGGGAGAGCAAGGACTCGAAAGAGTGCGGGCTCCACGAACAGAACATCAAGCATTGA
- a CDS encoding DUF934 domain-containing protein: MAKIIQLQRTADAVTPVIVEDSWTVLRGAEGQPLTDEQITAAVQSQDAVLFPLSVWKSHEGLLAGRARERTGVWLAPEDEPGDAQALFDGVAVVAVDFPVFRDGRGFSTAYLLRTRYQWKGQLRAIGDVLRDQLNFMKRCGFDTFAVRADKNIDDAIKGFTEFTVTYQASVDEPLPLFRRARAEFGARESA; encoded by the coding sequence ATGGCAAAGATCATTCAACTGCAACGTACCGCCGACGCGGTCACCCCGGTCATCGTCGAAGACAGCTGGACCGTGCTGCGCGGCGCCGAGGGCCAGCCGCTGACCGACGAGCAGATCACCGCCGCCGTGCAGAGCCAGGATGCCGTCCTGTTCCCGCTCTCGGTGTGGAAGTCGCATGAAGGCCTGCTGGCCGGCCGCGCGCGCGAGCGCACCGGCGTGTGGCTTGCTCCCGAAGACGAGCCGGGCGATGCCCAGGCGCTGTTCGACGGCGTGGCCGTGGTCGCGGTCGATTTCCCGGTGTTCCGCGATGGCCGCGGCTTTTCCACGGCCTACCTGCTGCGCACCCGCTACCAGTGGAAGGGCCAGCTGCGCGCGATCGGCGACGTGCTGCGCGATCAGCTCAACTTCATGAAGCGCTGCGGCTTCGACACCTTCGCGGTGCGTGCCGACAAGAACATCGACGACGCGATCAAGGGCTTCACCGAGTTCACCGTGACGTACCAGGCTTCGGTCGACGAGCCGCTGCCGCTGTTCCGGCGCGCGCGCGCCGAGTTTGGCGCAAGGGAATCGGCATGA
- a CDS encoding nitrite/sulfite reductase, whose product MYQYDQYDQRIVNERVAQFRDQVRRRLSDELTEEEFLPLRLQNGLYMQRHAYMLRVAIPYGLLASKQLRKLAHIAREYDRGYGHFSTRQNIQYNWMELERVPDVLAELASVEMHGIQTSGNCVRNITTDHFAGVAPDESVDPRVLAELLRQWSTFQPEFAFLPRKFKIAISASKDDRAVVQMHDIGIYVYKNDAGETRIRVLAGGGLGRTPILGTVIKDDLPWQHMLTYVESAIRVYNRYGRRDNKYKARIKILVKAIGAEKFAQEVEEEWQYSKDGPGTLTQDEFDRVAQYFAPPAYEKLADTDASYEKHLLEDKAFARWVSRSVHGHKVPGYAAVTLSTKPGPVSPPGDATAEQMEAVADLADRFGFGELRVAHEQNLVLPDVKKHDLYELWQLAKKAGLATANIGLLTDIIACPGGDFCSLANAKSIPIALAIQERFDNLDFVHDLGEVSLNISGCINACGHHHVGNIGILGVDKDGSEWYQVTLGGAQGNSTALGKVIGPSFSAEEMPDVISRIIETFVANRIEDERFIETVNRIGITPFKERVYADKQPRERAEA is encoded by the coding sequence ATGTATCAGTACGACCAATATGACCAGCGCATCGTCAACGAGCGCGTCGCCCAGTTCCGTGACCAGGTGCGCCGCCGCCTGTCGGACGAGCTGACCGAGGAAGAATTCCTGCCGCTGCGCCTGCAGAACGGCCTGTACATGCAGCGCCATGCCTACATGCTGCGCGTGGCGATTCCGTACGGCCTGCTGGCCTCCAAGCAGCTGCGCAAGCTGGCCCACATCGCGCGCGAGTACGACCGCGGCTACGGCCACTTCTCCACGCGCCAGAACATCCAGTACAACTGGATGGAACTCGAGCGCGTGCCCGACGTGCTGGCCGAGCTCGCCAGCGTCGAGATGCACGGCATCCAGACCTCGGGCAACTGCGTGCGCAATATCACCACCGACCACTTCGCCGGCGTGGCGCCGGACGAGTCGGTGGACCCGCGCGTGCTGGCCGAGTTGTTGCGCCAGTGGAGCACGTTCCAGCCGGAATTCGCGTTCCTGCCGCGCAAGTTCAAGATCGCGATCTCGGCCTCGAAGGACGACCGCGCCGTGGTGCAGATGCATGACATCGGCATCTACGTCTACAAGAACGACGCCGGCGAGACCCGCATCCGCGTGCTGGCCGGCGGCGGCCTGGGCCGTACCCCGATCCTCGGCACGGTCATCAAGGACGACCTGCCGTGGCAGCACATGCTGACCTACGTCGAGTCCGCCATCCGCGTGTACAACCGCTATGGCCGCCGCGACAACAAGTACAAGGCGCGCATCAAGATCCTGGTCAAGGCCATCGGCGCCGAGAAGTTCGCGCAGGAAGTCGAAGAGGAATGGCAGTACAGCAAGGACGGCCCGGGCACGCTGACGCAGGACGAGTTCGACCGCGTTGCGCAGTACTTCGCGCCGCCGGCCTATGAAAAGCTGGCCGACACCGACGCTTCGTACGAGAAGCACCTGCTCGAAGACAAGGCCTTCGCCCGCTGGGTCAGCCGCAGCGTGCATGGCCACAAGGTACCGGGCTACGCCGCCGTGACGCTGTCGACCAAGCCGGGTCCGGTCTCGCCTCCGGGCGACGCTACCGCCGAGCAGATGGAAGCCGTGGCCGACCTGGCCGACCGCTTCGGCTTCGGCGAGCTGCGCGTCGCGCACGAGCAGAACCTGGTGCTGCCGGACGTGAAGAAGCACGACCTGTACGAGCTGTGGCAACTGGCGAAGAAGGCTGGCCTGGCCACTGCCAACATCGGCCTGCTGACCGACATCATCGCCTGCCCTGGCGGCGACTTCTGCTCGCTGGCCAACGCCAAATCGATCCCGATCGCGCTGGCCATCCAGGAGCGTTTCGACAACCTGGACTTCGTCCATGACCTGGGCGAAGTGTCGCTGAACATCTCGGGCTGCATCAACGCCTGCGGCCACCACCATGTCGGCAATATCGGCATCCTCGGCGTCGACAAGGATGGTTCCGAGTGGTACCAGGTCACGCTGGGCGGCGCCCAGGGCAACAGCACGGCGCTGGGCAAGGTCATCGGCCCGTCGTTCAGCGCCGAGGAAATGCCGGACGTGATCTCGCGCATCATCGAGACCTTCGTGGCCAACCGCATCGAAGACGAGCGCTTCATCGAAACCGTGAACCGGATCGGCATCACCCCGTTCAAGGAACGCGTGTACGCCGACAAGCAACCGCGCGAGCGCGCCGAAGCCTGA
- a CDS encoding sulfite exporter TauE/SafE family protein: MSLAYTVSGLLVGVLVGLTGVGGGSLMTPLLTLLFGFSPATAVGTDLAFASITKGFGTLAHRAHGHVQWQVVRRLCLGSLPAAAAAILVLKSAGELNGQWLHAIRVTIGVSVLLTVLSLLFRKQMLVWLERNPRFQLAGRSQAIATVVVGAVLGVLVTVSSIGAGAVGATLILLLYPQMKPAEVAGTDIAYAVPLTALAGLGHVWLGTVDWNLLLALLVGSIPGIWLGAQLSRALPERLVRAALATTLTLVAIKLVS, encoded by the coding sequence ATGTCCCTTGCCTATACCGTTTCCGGTCTGCTCGTAGGCGTCCTCGTCGGTCTGACCGGGGTGGGCGGGGGCTCGCTCATGACGCCGCTACTGACGCTGCTGTTCGGCTTCTCGCCGGCCACGGCGGTCGGTACGGACCTGGCTTTCGCGTCGATCACCAAGGGCTTCGGCACGCTTGCGCACCGTGCGCACGGGCATGTGCAGTGGCAGGTCGTGCGTCGCCTGTGCCTCGGCAGCCTGCCGGCCGCGGCGGCCGCCATCCTGGTCCTGAAGAGCGCCGGTGAACTCAATGGACAGTGGCTGCACGCGATTCGCGTGACGATCGGCGTGTCGGTGCTGCTGACCGTGCTGTCGCTGCTGTTCCGCAAGCAGATGCTGGTCTGGCTCGAACGCAATCCGCGCTTTCAGCTCGCAGGCCGCTCGCAGGCCATTGCCACGGTCGTGGTGGGCGCTGTGCTGGGCGTGCTGGTGACCGTTTCCTCTATCGGTGCCGGCGCGGTTGGCGCCACGCTGATCCTGCTGCTGTATCCGCAAATGAAGCCGGCCGAAGTGGCCGGCACCGATATCGCCTACGCCGTCCCGCTGACGGCGCTGGCCGGGCTGGGCCATGTGTGGCTCGGCACCGTCGACTGGAATCTGCTGCTGGCGCTGCTGGTGGGCTCGATCCCCGGCATCTGGCTGGGTGCTCAGCTTTCCCGCGCGCTGCCCGAGCGCCTGGTGCGCGCGGCCCTGGCCACCACGCTGACCCTGGTCGCCATCAAGCTCGTCTCCTGA
- a CDS encoding CysB family HTH-type transcriptional regulator, translating into MNLHQFRFVREAVRQNYNLTEAAKALYTSQPGVSKAIIELEEELGVDIFTRHGKRIRSLTEPGRRILNSVEKILQEVESLKRVGMDYAAQDQGNFTIATTHTQARYALPRVISEFTKRYPKVRLSIQQGNPAQIADMLLHDQADIGIATEGISDEKTLVSLPGYQWQHVVITPPDHPLLEKKHLALEDLKNYPLITYDPNFAGRPKIDKAFELRHLQPDIILEAIDADVIKTYVEIGLGIGIVAGLAYDAERDRNLRGIPAGHLFGTNVTHLAVKQGAYLRSFVYTFIELFSPTLNRKLVEQAMSGEHEAYEL; encoded by the coding sequence ATGAACCTGCACCAGTTTCGTTTTGTGCGTGAAGCGGTACGCCAGAACTACAATCTGACGGAAGCTGCAAAAGCGCTCTACACATCACAACCCGGTGTGTCCAAGGCCATTATTGAGCTGGAAGAAGAGCTGGGTGTCGATATCTTCACGCGCCATGGCAAGCGCATCCGCAGCCTGACCGAGCCGGGGCGCCGCATCCTGAACTCGGTGGAGAAGATTCTCCAGGAAGTGGAAAGCCTGAAGCGTGTCGGCATGGACTATGCCGCCCAGGACCAGGGCAACTTCACCATCGCAACGACGCACACCCAGGCGCGCTATGCGCTGCCGCGCGTCATCAGCGAGTTCACGAAGCGCTACCCGAAAGTGCGGCTGTCGATCCAGCAGGGCAACCCGGCACAGATTGCCGACATGCTGCTCCATGACCAGGCCGACATCGGTATTGCTACCGAAGGCATTTCCGACGAGAAGACCCTGGTCTCGCTACCCGGCTATCAATGGCAACATGTGGTGATCACGCCACCCGACCACCCGCTGCTGGAAAAGAAACACCTGGCGCTGGAGGACCTGAAGAACTACCCGCTCATCACCTACGACCCGAATTTCGCCGGACGGCCCAAGATCGACAAGGCGTTCGAGCTGCGCCACCTGCAGCCCGACATCATCCTGGAAGCGATCGATGCGGACGTGATCAAGACCTATGTGGAGATCGGGCTGGGCATCGGCATTGTCGCCGGCCTTGCGTATGATGCCGAGCGCGACCGCAACCTGCGGGGCATCCCGGCCGGGCACCTGTTCGGCACCAATGTCACACACCTGGCCGTCAAGCAGGGCGCCTACCTGCGCAGCTTCGTCTATACCTTCATCGAACTGTTCTCGCCAACGCTGAACCGCAAGCTGGTGGAGCAAGCCATGTCGGGCGAGCACGAAGCCTACGAACTTTGA
- a CDS encoding class I SAM-dependent methyltransferase yields the protein MSELPQIHWTEDGAEHSARWRSEAGLPPPRRVVVADDTTSADTAYRLACEGTALLWRGDFQNARQLLQAMARRTERKPKKKSRPGHKPAAPESITEAFHQHRLAQSQRARTLGMLLLPFDAGHKVPLRRAPDVTQACEQVYGEAGEAYVASMRELLGMIGAYEWRRKGVEIPALGARIHPWYGVFSPVRGEYVDLVANEPLPSKTLAFDIGTGTGVLSAVLARRGVQRVVATDQDARALACARENLEQLGVAGQVEILEADLFPPGRAPLVVCNPPWVPARPSSPVERAVYDPDSAMLRGFLDGLAAHLEPGGEGWLLLSDLAEHLGLRSREQLLGWIEAAGLQVLGRSDIRPRHPRAADAADALHAARSAEVTSLWRLGAR from the coding sequence ATGAGCGAACTCCCGCAGATCCACTGGACCGAGGACGGCGCCGAGCATAGCGCGCGCTGGCGCTCCGAAGCCGGCCTGCCGCCGCCGCGCCGCGTGGTGGTGGCCGATGACACTACCTCCGCCGACACCGCCTACCGCCTGGCCTGCGAAGGCACCGCGCTGTTGTGGCGCGGCGACTTCCAGAACGCGCGTCAGCTGCTGCAGGCCATGGCCCGCCGTACCGAGCGCAAGCCCAAGAAGAAGAGCCGGCCCGGGCACAAACCCGCCGCACCCGAGTCGATCACCGAGGCTTTCCACCAGCACAGGCTGGCGCAGTCCCAGCGCGCACGGACGCTGGGCATGCTGTTGCTGCCCTTCGACGCCGGCCACAAGGTGCCGCTGCGCCGCGCGCCGGACGTCACGCAGGCTTGCGAGCAGGTTTATGGCGAAGCCGGCGAGGCCTATGTGGCGTCGATGCGCGAGCTGCTCGGCATGATCGGCGCCTACGAATGGCGCCGCAAGGGCGTGGAGATTCCCGCGCTGGGCGCGCGCATCCACCCGTGGTACGGCGTCTTCTCGCCGGTGCGCGGCGAGTATGTGGACCTGGTCGCCAATGAGCCGCTGCCTTCGAAGACCCTTGCCTTCGACATCGGCACAGGCACCGGCGTGCTATCGGCCGTGCTGGCCAGGCGTGGCGTCCAGCGCGTCGTGGCCACGGACCAGGATGCGCGCGCACTGGCTTGCGCGCGCGAGAATCTCGAACAGCTTGGTGTGGCTGGCCAGGTAGAGATCCTGGAGGCCGACCTGTTCCCGCCGGGCCGCGCGCCGCTGGTCGTCTGCAACCCGCCCTGGGTCCCGGCACGACCGAGCTCGCCCGTGGAGCGCGCCGTCTACGATCCCGACAGCGCGATGCTGCGCGGCTTCCTCGACGGCCTGGCGGCGCACCTCGAGCCTGGCGGCGAGGGCTGGCTGTTGCTGTCCGACCTGGCCGAGCACCTCGGCCTGCGCTCGCGCGAGCAACTGCTCGGCTGGATCGAAGCGGCCGGCCTGCAGGTGCTGGGCCGCTCGGACATCCGCCCGCGCCACCCGCGTGCGGCGGACGCCGCGGACGCGCTGCATGCAGCGCGCTCGGCGGAAGTCACTTCGCTCTGGCGGCTGGGCGCACGGTAA
- a CDS encoding ABC transporter substrate-binding protein, with product MSNLLRRALAVACASATALIANAAFADIRVGVDVSTTGPAASIGIPSKNTVLMWPQTLGGQKAHYVLLDDGSDPAAAVRNVRKLISEEKVDVIVGPNITPNAIAALDAIAENGTPMVALAASAAIIEPQTDARRRWAFKMPQNDSHMATVLTEYMGNHGVKTVGFIGFSDTYGESWWREFSRLAEVRKLKVVGNERFGRNDTSVTGQVLKLMSANPDAILIAGSGTPAVLPQKTLVERGYKGKIYQTHGIATWDFLRVGGKDVEGTLFPTGPVVVARQLPASHPVRKVALDFVTRYEAKYGADSVTQFAGDAWGAWQLLDDASRRALKTGAQPGTREFRNALRNAIEATTNLTVPNGVLNLNAKDHQGFDQRSRVMGTVRNGKFAYAGDE from the coding sequence ATGTCCAACCTGCTGCGCCGCGCGCTCGCCGTCGCCTGCGCCTCCGCCACCGCACTGATTGCCAATGCCGCATTTGCCGACATCCGTGTCGGCGTGGATGTCTCGACCACCGGGCCGGCGGCATCGATCGGCATTCCGTCGAAGAACACCGTCCTGATGTGGCCCCAGACGCTCGGCGGGCAGAAAGCCCACTACGTCCTGCTCGACGACGGCTCGGACCCCGCCGCCGCGGTGCGCAACGTGCGCAAGCTGATTTCCGAGGAAAAGGTCGATGTCATCGTCGGCCCCAACATCACGCCCAACGCGATTGCCGCGCTGGATGCCATCGCCGAGAACGGAACGCCCATGGTGGCGCTGGCGGCCTCCGCCGCGATCATCGAGCCGCAGACCGATGCGCGCCGGCGCTGGGCCTTCAAGATGCCGCAGAACGACTCGCACATGGCCACGGTGCTGACCGAGTACATGGGCAACCATGGCGTGAAGACGGTCGGCTTCATCGGTTTCTCCGACACCTACGGCGAAAGCTGGTGGCGCGAGTTCTCGCGCCTGGCGGAAGTGCGCAAGCTGAAGGTCGTCGGCAATGAACGCTTTGGCCGCAACGACACCTCGGTGACCGGGCAGGTGCTCAAGCTGATGTCGGCCAACCCGGACGCCATCCTCATCGCCGGCTCGGGCACGCCCGCGGTGCTGCCGCAGAAGACGCTGGTCGAGCGCGGCTACAAGGGCAAGATCTACCAGACCCATGGCATCGCCACGTGGGACTTCCTGCGTGTGGGTGGCAAGGACGTGGAAGGCACGCTGTTCCCGACCGGTCCCGTCGTGGTGGCACGCCAGTTGCCGGCCAGCCATCCCGTGCGCAAGGTGGCGCTCGATTTCGTCACGCGCTATGAAGCGAAGTACGGCGCCGACAGCGTGACCCAGTTCGCCGGCGACGCGTGGGGCGCGTGGCAATTGCTGGACGATGCCTCGCGGCGCGCGCTGAAGACCGGCGCCCAGCCTGGCACACGCGAATTCCGCAACGCCTTGCGCAACGCCATTGAAGCCACCACCAACCTCACCGTTCCCAACGGCGTGCTGAACCTGAACGCGAAGGACCACCAGGGCTTCGACCAGCGCTCGCGCGTGATGGGAACCGTCCGCAACGGCAAGTTCGCCTACGCGGGCGACGAGTAG